One stretch of Labrenzia sp. CE80 DNA includes these proteins:
- a CDS encoding FAD-linked oxidase C-terminal domain-containing protein yields MSLSALQAPVARDGEKSSLVVDILTQRFGERCSRSQAVREQHGHTTTWLPNQAPDAVVFVESTEETAEVVRICAEHKVPVIPFGTGSSLEGHLNAPGGGISLDLSRMDAILQVNADDLDCQVQAGVTRKQLNSYLRDTGLFFPIDPGADASLGGMAATRASGTNAVRYGTMKDAVLGLTVVTPTGEIIHTGGRARKSAAGYDLTRLYVGSEGTLGVITELTVRLYGQPEAISGGVCPFPDIDSACKAVIATIQCGIPVARIEFLDTLQVKACNAYSKLDLDEQPTLFLEFHGSDASVREQAELFGAIAEDLGGGDFKWATQAEERTKLWSARHDAYWASFVLRPGAKGVATDVCVPISRLAECVTETSKDLEDAGLLAPIVGHVGDGNFHVLVLVDEDNPEEIAKTEAFVERLNWRAIELEGTCTGEHGVGQGKMKYLEREHGGGLDVMRSIKQALDPDNIMNPGKIVTIS; encoded by the coding sequence ATGTCCCTGAGTGCCCTCCAGGCGCCCGTCGCGCGCGACGGAGAGAAGTCCTCGCTCGTCGTTGACATTTTGACCCAGCGCTTTGGCGAGCGATGCTCTCGCTCGCAAGCGGTGCGGGAGCAACACGGGCATACAACGACTTGGCTGCCGAACCAGGCGCCGGACGCCGTTGTCTTTGTTGAGAGCACTGAAGAAACAGCGGAAGTTGTCCGCATCTGTGCCGAACACAAGGTGCCGGTCATCCCATTCGGCACAGGTTCGTCGCTGGAAGGTCACCTCAATGCGCCTGGTGGGGGGATCTCGCTGGACCTGTCCCGCATGGATGCCATTCTCCAGGTCAATGCGGATGATCTTGATTGCCAGGTGCAGGCAGGCGTGACCCGCAAGCAGCTCAACAGCTATCTGCGCGACACCGGTTTGTTCTTCCCGATTGATCCGGGGGCGGACGCCAGCCTTGGCGGCATGGCGGCGACCCGTGCTTCGGGCACCAATGCCGTGCGCTATGGCACCATGAAGGATGCTGTTCTGGGTCTTACCGTCGTCACACCGACCGGAGAGATCATTCACACGGGTGGCAGGGCGCGCAAGTCAGCGGCCGGTTATGATCTGACCCGGCTTTATGTTGGCTCCGAAGGAACACTTGGCGTGATCACCGAACTGACTGTTCGGCTCTATGGCCAGCCGGAGGCAATTTCGGGTGGGGTTTGCCCGTTTCCGGACATCGATTCCGCCTGCAAGGCCGTGATTGCCACGATCCAGTGCGGGATTCCTGTAGCGCGCATCGAGTTTCTGGACACGCTTCAGGTCAAGGCCTGCAACGCCTATTCGAAGCTCGATCTGGACGAACAGCCAACCTTGTTCCTTGAATTCCACGGTTCGGACGCGAGCGTGCGCGAACAGGCCGAGCTTTTTGGTGCGATCGCCGAGGATCTGGGTGGGGGCGACTTCAAGTGGGCGACCCAGGCCGAGGAACGGACGAAGCTCTGGTCGGCCCGCCATGACGCCTATTGGGCGTCCTTCGTTCTCAGACCAGGTGCGAAGGGCGTCGCGACGGATGTGTGCGTCCCGATCTCACGGTTGGCCGAATGCGTGACTGAAACGTCCAAAGATCTTGAAGACGCAGGTTTGCTCGCACCCATTGTCGGTCATGTCGGTGATGGCAATTTTCACGTGCTGGTATTGGTGGACGAGGACAACCCGGAAGAAATCGCCAAGACCGAGGCTTTTGTCGAACGCTTGAACTGGCGTGCGATTGAGCTGGAAGGCACCTGCACCGGAGAACACGGTGTGGGCCAGGGCAAGATGAAATATCTTGAGCGCGAGCATGGCGGCGGACTGGATGTAATGCGGTCGATCAAACAGGCACTGGACCCAGACAACATCATGAACCCGGGCAAGATTGTTACCATATCCTGA